The [Clostridium] celerecrescens 18A genomic sequence CAAATTAACCAATCCGCTTTCCGAGAAGCAGCAAAAAGGTATGGACCGGCTGAATCGGATTTCAAGAGAAAACTTAACCGGGGTACGTGTGATCAGAGCTTTTCGAAAAAGCGAATATGAATCAGAACGTTTCGCAGAAACCAATGACGACTATGCCACTAATTCAAAGAAGTTATTTAAAATCATGTCATTTACGCAGCCGGCCTTTTTCTTCTTACTGCACCTTGCAATGATGGCTGTATTTTGGATATCAAGTTTAATGATTGATAAAGGAACTTTACAGGTTGGACAGTTAGTTGCATTCTTAGAGTATCAGTTTCATGCGATGTTCTCCATCATGCTATTTTCCATGGTATTTGTAATGTATCCAAGGGCGCAGGTTTCTGCAAACCGTATTCAGGAATTATTAGATGAAGAGCCGTTAGTAAATAATCCTGCAGATGGTATTACAGCTGATAATAAAGGTGTGGTTGAATTTGACCATGTTACGTTCCAGTATCCGGATGGTGAGCTCCCGGTGATAAAGGATGTATCTTTTACTGCGAACAAAGGGGAAACCGTGGCATTTATCGGCAGTACGGGCAGCGGTAAGAGCACATTGATTAATTTAATTCCAAGATTTTATGATGTGACAAGCGGTTCCATTAAAATTGATGGTGTGGATACACGTAACTATGACTTAAAGGCGCTCCGTCAGAAGATTGGCTTTATCCCACAAAAAGCTTTTTTATTTAAAGGAACCATAGAAGAAAATCTTAAATTCGGCAATCCCAATGCTACGCCGGAAGAAATAGATCATGCAATTGAAATAGCGCAGGCAAAAGAGTTTATTCAGAATAAGCCGAACAAATTACAGGAATTTATAAGCGAAGGTGCAAAAAATGTATCAGGAGGTCAAAAACAAAGGATCTCGATTGCAAGAGCATTGGTCAGAAAACCTGAAATCTACATTTTTGATGACAGTTTTTCTGCACTTGACTATAAAACAGATGCTACCTTGCGGGCCGCCCTTAAGGAAGAAACAAAAGAATCCATTGTATTCATTGTGGCACAAAGAATTAGTACCATCATGAATTCGGATAAAATTATTGTTCTGAATGAGGGCGAAGTGGTAGGTATGGGAACCCATAAAGAATTATTAAAGTCGTGCAATGTATATTATGAAATTGCAGATTCACAATTAACAAAGGAGGAATTGGAGCGATGAGAAAATTATATCCATATATAAAACCATACTTGAAATTTTTTATCGTAGCGATTCTCCTTACGGTAGCATACTCCGGTTTCTTATCAGCAGCGCCAATGGTGGAAGGTTTCATTACAACCAGGCTAAAAGATGATGTTGTAGATATCGTGAACAAAGTTCCTGGGGCAGCCATCAGTTTTTCCTATGTTATTAAAATCTTAAAGCTGTTGCTTGCTATTTATATCGGAAACGTACTTAGCAGCTTTGGTTCGCAGTATTTCTTGACTAATGGTATACAAAATGCAATGCGTGATTTAAGAAATGATGTACAAAGAAAGATTGCAAAGCTGCCAATCAGCTATTTTGATAAACGTTCCGTCGGAGACATTCTCAGTATCATTTCAAATGATATCGATACTATGTCAAATGCGCTGCAGCAGAGTTTATCAAGGATATTGAGTGCTGTCTTATCCATTATTTTAGCAATAGTACTAATGTTTTATATTAATCCAATAATGGCTACTGTTGC encodes the following:
- a CDS encoding ABC transporter ATP-binding protein, coding for MKLMLKYLKRYPKLILLNIIGIFSFVVVQLGIPTVMAWMIDNGIGDGDIAYIKKMGGIMLIVCILGGAGTILLTFASSRISTYMIRDIRNDVFAQSQRFSHTEYNKFGVSSMITRTTNDAFQLMLFSNLLFRTALLAPVMIIISVFMTIKTSVNLSMVIGGSFPFIVAGVIIIAKLTNPLSEKQQKGMDRLNRISRENLTGVRVIRAFRKSEYESERFAETNDDYATNSKKLFKIMSFTQPAFFFLLHLAMMAVFWISSLMIDKGTLQVGQLVAFLEYQFHAMFSIMLFSMVFVMYPRAQVSANRIQELLDEEPLVNNPADGITADNKGVVEFDHVTFQYPDGELPVIKDVSFTANKGETVAFIGSTGSGKSTLINLIPRFYDVTSGSIKIDGVDTRNYDLKALRQKIGFIPQKAFLFKGTIEENLKFGNPNATPEEIDHAIEIAQAKEFIQNKPNKLQEFISEGAKNVSGGQKQRISIARALVRKPEIYIFDDSFSALDYKTDATLRAALKEETKESIVFIVAQRISTIMNSDKIIVLNEGEVVGMGTHKELLKSCNVYYEIADSQLTKEELER